A region from the Paraburkholderia youngii genome encodes:
- a CDS encoding NADP-dependent isocitrate dehydrogenase, whose amino-acid sequence MTTQQPTIIYTLTDEAPLLATAAFLPIIRTFTRPAGIEVETSDISVAGRILGEFPEFLTEAQRVPDNLAELGRLTSLPDTNIIKLPNISASVPQLTSAIKELQAKGYKVPDYPEDPKTDAEKAIRQRYSKCLGSAVNPVLREGNSDRRAPAAVKNYARKHPHSMTEWSMASRTHVATMRHGDFYHGEKSMTLDRARDVKMELVTKNGKTIVLKPKVALEAGEIIDSMFMSKKALLAFYEDQMEDARKTGMMLSLHVKATMMKISHPIVFGHAVKVFYKDAFAKHGKLFDELGVNVNNGLVNLYEKIEALPESQREEVIRDLHACHEHRPELAMVDSAKGISNLHAPNDVIVDASMPAMIRAGGKMWGADGRPKDTKAVIPESTFARIYQEIINFCKTNGAFDPVTMGTVPNVGLMAQKAEEYGSHDKTFEVPEDGEARIVDLTSGEVLLTQNVEQGDIWRMCEVKDAAIRDWVKLAVTRVRNSRTPAVFWLDPYRPHEAELIKKVEAYLKDYDTTGLDIQIMSQVRAMRYTLERVVRGLDTISVTGNILRDYLTDLFPIMELGTSAKMLSIVPLMAGGGMYETGAGGSAPKHVKQLVEENHLRWDSLGEFLALAVSLEELGIKTGNNRAKILAKTLDTATGKLLDNNRSPSPKTGELDNRGSQFYLAMYWAQELAAQTDDAALAAQFAPLATQLTANEQVIVAELASVQGAPADIGGYYKPDLNKLEEVMRPSRTLNEALKAVRVE is encoded by the coding sequence ATGACGACCCAGCAACCGACCATCATCTACACCCTCACCGACGAGGCCCCGCTGCTCGCGACCGCGGCGTTCCTGCCGATCATCCGGACCTTCACGAGGCCGGCCGGCATCGAGGTCGAGACCAGCGACATCTCGGTCGCGGGCCGCATCCTCGGTGAGTTCCCCGAATTTCTGACCGAAGCGCAGCGGGTGCCAGACAACCTCGCTGAACTCGGTCGCCTGACCTCGTTGCCCGACACCAACATCATCAAGCTGCCCAACATCAGCGCATCGGTGCCGCAACTGACGAGCGCGATCAAGGAACTGCAGGCGAAGGGCTACAAGGTGCCCGACTATCCCGAAGATCCGAAGACCGACGCAGAGAAGGCGATCCGTCAGCGCTACTCGAAGTGTCTCGGCAGCGCGGTCAATCCGGTGCTGCGCGAGGGCAACTCGGACCGTCGCGCGCCGGCCGCGGTGAAGAACTACGCGCGCAAGCATCCGCACAGCATGACCGAATGGAGCATGGCGTCGCGCACGCACGTCGCCACCATGCGACATGGCGACTTCTATCACGGCGAAAAATCGATGACGCTCGATCGCGCGCGCGACGTGAAGATGGAACTCGTCACGAAAAACGGCAAGACGATCGTGCTGAAACCGAAGGTCGCGCTAGAGGCCGGCGAGATCATCGACAGCATGTTCATGAGCAAAAAGGCGCTGCTCGCGTTCTATGAAGACCAGATGGAAGACGCGCGCAAGACCGGCATGATGCTGTCGCTGCACGTGAAGGCGACGATGATGAAGATCTCGCATCCGATCGTCTTCGGCCACGCGGTGAAGGTGTTCTACAAGGACGCGTTCGCGAAGCACGGCAAGCTGTTCGACGAGCTCGGCGTGAACGTCAACAACGGCCTCGTCAATCTGTACGAGAAGATCGAGGCGTTGCCGGAATCGCAGCGCGAGGAAGTGATCCGCGACCTGCACGCGTGCCACGAGCATCGTCCGGAACTGGCGATGGTCGATTCGGCGAAGGGCATCTCGAACCTGCACGCGCCGAACGACGTGATCGTCGATGCGTCGATGCCGGCGATGATTCGCGCCGGCGGCAAGATGTGGGGCGCCGACGGTCGTCCGAAAGACACCAAGGCGGTGATCCCGGAGAGCACGTTCGCGCGCATCTACCAGGAGATCATCAACTTCTGCAAGACCAACGGCGCGTTCGATCCGGTCACGATGGGCACCGTGCCGAACGTCGGCCTGATGGCGCAGAAGGCGGAAGAATACGGCTCGCACGACAAGACCTTCGAAGTGCCGGAAGACGGCGAGGCGCGCATCGTCGATCTCACGAGCGGCGAGGTGCTGCTTACGCAGAACGTCGAGCAGGGCGACATCTGGCGCATGTGCGAGGTGAAAGATGCGGCGATCCGCGACTGGGTCAAACTCGCGGTCACGCGCGTGCGCAATTCGCGCACGCCCGCGGTGTTCTGGCTCGATCCGTATCGCCCGCACGAGGCGGAACTGATCAAGAAGGTCGAGGCCTACCTCAAGGATTACGACACCACCGGCCTCGACATCCAGATCATGTCGCAGGTGCGCGCGATGCGTTACACGCTGGAGCGCGTCGTGCGCGGGCTCGATACGATCTCGGTCACCGGCAACATCCTGCGCGATTATCTGACCGACCTGTTCCCGATCATGGAGCTGGGCACGAGCGCGAAGATGCTGTCGATCGTGCCGTTGATGGCGGGCGGCGGCATGTACGAGACCGGCGCGGGCGGTTCGGCGCCGAAGCACGTGAAGCAGCTCGTCGAAGAGAACCACCTGCGCTGGGACTCGCTCGGCGAATTCCTCGCGCTCGCGGTATCGCTCGAAGAGCTGGGCATCAAGACCGGCAACAACCGGGCGAAGATCCTCGCGAAGACGCTCGACACCGCAACCGGCAAGTTGCTCGACAATAACCGCAGCCCGAGCCCGAAGACGGGCGAGCTCGACAATCGCGGCAGCCAGTTCTATCTGGCGATGTACTGGGCGCAGGAGCTGGCCGCGCAAACGGACGATGCCGCGCTGGCCGCGCAGTTCGCGCCGCTCGCGACGCAGCTGACCGCCAACGAGCAGGTGATCGTGGCGGAGCTCGCGTCGGTGCAGGGCGCGCCGGCGGACATCGGCGGCTATTACAAGCCGGACCTGAACAAGCTCGAAGAGGTGATGCGGCCGAGCCGCACGCTGAACGAGGCGCTCAAGGCGGTACGCGTCGAGTGA
- a CDS encoding succinylglutamate desuccinylase/aspartoacylase family protein, translating into MQTQTHPLISPSLGTERYLTSFHYGPTGGQKIYIQSSLHADELPGMLVAWELRQRVAALETAGRLRGEIVIVPVPNPIGLNQRVLGHMVGRFESGTAANFNRNFHNLAELVMPRIEPHLTGDAQRNLRAVRAAMREALAEQTPTTELESQRLALQRLSYDADVVLDLHCDFEAAMHLFTNPDTWPDVEPLARYLDAKTSLLALNSIGNPFDEIHSFSWSELRARYGERYPIPNGSISVTIELRGQADVSYAFAERDANAIVEYLTFRGVIDGTPAPLPELAFQATPFSGSEPLVAPISGVLVFRAPLGVWVDPGEAIADIVDPLTGRVVTITNSVAGVLYARQRARFATAGLEVACVAGAEPIRSGSLLPN; encoded by the coding sequence ATGCAAACACAAACCCATCCGTTGATTTCCCCGTCGCTCGGCACCGAGCGGTACCTGACGAGCTTCCACTACGGCCCGACGGGCGGACAGAAGATCTACATCCAGTCGTCGCTGCATGCCGACGAGCTGCCGGGGATGCTGGTCGCATGGGAACTGCGCCAACGCGTCGCCGCCCTCGAGACGGCGGGCAGGTTGCGCGGCGAAATCGTCATCGTGCCGGTACCCAATCCGATCGGCCTCAACCAGCGGGTGCTCGGGCACATGGTTGGCCGCTTCGAAAGCGGCACCGCGGCGAACTTCAATCGCAACTTCCACAATCTGGCCGAGCTCGTGATGCCGCGCATCGAGCCTCACCTGACCGGCGACGCGCAACGGAACCTGCGCGCCGTGCGCGCCGCAATGCGCGAGGCGCTCGCCGAGCAAACGCCGACCACCGAGCTCGAATCGCAGCGCCTCGCGCTGCAGCGCCTGTCATACGATGCCGACGTCGTGCTCGACCTGCACTGCGACTTCGAAGCGGCGATGCATCTGTTCACGAACCCCGACACGTGGCCCGACGTCGAGCCACTCGCGCGCTATCTCGACGCGAAGACTTCGCTGCTCGCGCTCAATTCGATCGGCAATCCGTTCGACGAGATTCACAGCTTCAGTTGGTCCGAGCTGCGTGCCCGCTACGGCGAGCGCTATCCGATTCCGAATGGCTCGATCTCGGTAACGATCGAGCTGCGCGGCCAGGCGGACGTGAGCTACGCGTTCGCCGAGCGCGACGCGAATGCGATCGTCGAATACCTGACGTTTCGCGGCGTCATCGACGGCACACCCGCGCCGTTGCCGGAGCTCGCGTTCCAGGCCACGCCTTTCTCCGGCAGCGAGCCGCTCGTCGCACCGATCTCCGGCGTGCTCGTGTTCCGCGCGCCGCTCGGTGTCTGGGTCGATCCCGGCGAGGCGATCGCCGACATCGTCGATCCGCTGACCGGCCGCGTCGTCACGATCACGAACTCCGTCGCCGGCGTGCTATATGCGCGGCAACGTGCGCGCTTCGCCACCGCGGGGCTGGAGGTCGCGTGTGTCGCTGGAGCCGAGCCTATTCGTAGCGGCTCGCTGCTGCCGAACTAA
- a CDS encoding cupin domain-containing protein, with amino-acid sequence MHSDSQPGPEQRGQYQTINLLDKIRQIDDHWQPRVVAEMNDYQFKVVKIAGDFVWHRHADTDETFIVLEGRLRIDFRDRSIELLAGEMAVVPKGVEHKPYAGSEVKLLLIEPRGVVNTGDTTNERTAENDVWI; translated from the coding sequence ATGCACAGCGATTCCCAGCCAGGACCCGAGCAACGCGGCCAGTACCAGACGATCAATCTGCTCGACAAGATCCGTCAGATCGACGACCACTGGCAGCCGCGCGTCGTTGCCGAAATGAACGACTATCAGTTCAAGGTCGTGAAGATCGCCGGTGATTTCGTCTGGCACCGGCATGCCGACACCGACGAAACTTTCATCGTTCTCGAAGGGCGCTTGCGCATCGACTTCCGCGATCGCTCGATCGAACTGCTCGCCGGAGAAATGGCGGTGGTTCCAAAGGGAGTCGAGCACAAGCCGTATGCCGGCTCCGAAGTGAAGCTGCTGCTGATCGAACCGCGCGGCGTCGTCAACACCGGCGATACGACCAACGAAAGAACGGCCGAAAACGACGTATGGATCTGA
- a CDS encoding AraC family transcriptional regulator has protein sequence MDGDTSKAQSDWISRSEPTNGVERIEAFFHGNAYSLHRHDTYAIGLTLAGVQCFHYRRGLRTSLPGQTMVLHPDEAHDGQAGTQEGFRYQMIYVHPAAIQEVLGGRPLPFVEGGVTNDPRLFEATKTALRQMRGDAEPLERDDALAGLALALDSVSGTRAARRSADFAAAQRAREYLHASSSRVVTLDELAAVSGQDRWSLSRDFRTFYGTSPYHYLVMRRLEAARAMMLRGVSLVDTAAAAGFADQSHMTRHFRHAYGIPPARWLAMTSDRRAG, from the coding sequence ATGGACGGCGATACCAGCAAAGCCCAATCCGACTGGATTTCCCGTTCGGAGCCCACCAACGGAGTCGAACGCATCGAGGCCTTTTTCCACGGCAATGCGTACTCCCTGCATCGGCACGACACCTACGCGATCGGCCTGACGCTCGCCGGCGTTCAATGCTTTCACTACCGGCGCGGCTTGCGCACCAGTCTGCCCGGCCAGACGATGGTGCTGCATCCCGACGAAGCGCACGACGGTCAGGCCGGTACGCAGGAGGGATTCCGTTATCAGATGATTTACGTGCACCCGGCCGCCATCCAGGAGGTCCTCGGAGGCCGGCCGCTGCCATTCGTCGAAGGCGGGGTCACGAACGATCCACGGCTGTTCGAAGCGACGAAGACAGCGTTGCGCCAGATGCGCGGCGACGCGGAGCCGCTCGAGCGCGACGACGCGCTCGCCGGCCTCGCGCTCGCGCTGGATAGCGTATCGGGTACCCGAGCTGCGCGCAGGTCCGCGGATTTCGCGGCAGCGCAGCGGGCACGGGAATATCTGCACGCATCGAGCAGCCGCGTCGTCACGCTGGATGAACTTGCCGCCGTCAGCGGACAGGATCGCTGGAGCCTGTCGCGCGATTTCCGAACCTTTTACGGCACCAGCCCCTATCACTACCTGGTCATGCGCCGGCTCGAAGCGGCGCGCGCGATGATGCTGCGCGGCGTTTCCCTCGTGGACACGGCGGCAGCGGCCGGCTTCGCCGACCAGAGCCATATGACCCGGCATTTTCGCCACGCATACGGGATCCCGCCCGCGCGTTGGCTCGCGATGACGAGCGATCGGCGCGCCGGCTAG
- a CDS encoding spermidine synthase: MTKLIKRASAEARAFRNRDAEAIGGKQKIAPRQAPKTARNANRAVDHELHDAQQIETPRKPRFAPVTFSEEGGVRYLHFGTEWVQGAMRLRKPDHIELEYAQQMMAWLLFLETPKRIVQLGLGAAALTKFAHRFLKSAKVEAVELNPAVVVAARTMFELPPDDARLTVHETDAWDFVNESANHGTIGALQIDVYDATARGPVLDSVGFYRAARACLTDAGIVTVNLFGDHPSFVRNMKRLNEAFDGRVVALPEVHDGNRIAIAFSGPALDVPFAALDARAKLIEAELGLPARKWIKGLRESTGQTGASFAI, encoded by the coding sequence ATGACGAAACTGATCAAGCGCGCTTCGGCCGAGGCGCGCGCTTTCCGTAACCGGGACGCCGAAGCCATCGGCGGCAAGCAGAAAATCGCGCCCAGACAGGCGCCAAAAACCGCACGCAACGCGAACCGCGCCGTCGACCACGAGCTTCATGACGCGCAGCAAATCGAAACGCCGCGCAAGCCGCGCTTTGCGCCGGTGACGTTCTCCGAAGAGGGCGGCGTGCGCTACCTGCATTTCGGCACGGAATGGGTGCAAGGCGCGATGCGTCTGCGCAAGCCCGATCACATCGAACTCGAATACGCGCAGCAGATGATGGCCTGGCTGCTGTTTCTCGAAACGCCGAAGCGCATCGTGCAGCTGGGGCTCGGCGCGGCGGCGCTGACCAAGTTCGCGCACCGCTTCCTGAAGAGCGCAAAGGTCGAGGCCGTCGAACTGAATCCGGCGGTCGTGGTTGCCGCGCGCACGATGTTCGAACTGCCGCCCGACGATGCGCGTCTGACGGTGCACGAAACCGACGCATGGGACTTCGTCAACGAGAGCGCGAACCACGGCACCATCGGCGCGCTGCAGATCGACGTCTACGACGCGACCGCGCGCGGCCCGGTGCTCGACAGCGTCGGCTTTTACCGGGCGGCGCGCGCATGTCTGACCGACGCGGGCATCGTCACGGTGAATCTGTTCGGCGATCATCCGAGCTTCGTGCGCAACATGAAGCGCCTGAACGAAGCCTTCGACGGTCGCGTCGTCGCGCTGCCCGAAGTGCACGACGGCAACCGCATCGCGATCGCGTTCTCGGGCCCCGCGCTCGACGTGCCGTTCGCCGCGCTCGACGCGCGCGCGAAGCTGATCGAAGCCGAGCTCGGCTTGCCGGCGCGCAAGTGGATCAAGGGCCTGCGCGAATCGACGGGTCAGACGGGCGCATCGTTTGCCATCTGA
- a CDS encoding DUF3311 domain-containing protein, translated as MAHDADVNKASKHWLWLLLLPWIAMIWVPSYNRIEPQLFDFPFFYWYQLLWVLISAVITAFVYVKTKSRYTGRPNGGAQR; from the coding sequence ATGGCTCACGACGCCGACGTGAACAAAGCCAGCAAGCACTGGCTCTGGCTATTGCTGCTACCGTGGATCGCGATGATCTGGGTGCCGTCCTACAACCGGATCGAGCCGCAGCTGTTCGATTTCCCGTTCTTCTACTGGTATCAGCTGCTGTGGGTGCTGATCAGCGCGGTCATCACCGCGTTCGTCTATGTGAAGACCAAGTCCCGCTATACGGGTCGCCCGAACGGGGGCGCACAACGATGA
- a CDS encoding GNAT family N-acetyltransferase, producing the protein MQTPLPVVREAVFPADTRKLVAVIREYVQWLDLDLSYRGFDAEMDAFEAVYTLPSGMFFVADAGGELAGCAGLLRHSAGTAEIKRLFVRDAFRGMRLGETLVTSVIGKAKSLGFSKLVLDSVPKTAFAQRIYERLGFVEIAPYYANPVEGTRFLALEL; encoded by the coding sequence ATGCAAACGCCGCTGCCGGTTGTTCGCGAAGCCGTTTTCCCCGCCGATACGCGCAAGCTCGTCGCGGTGATCCGAGAGTATGTCCAGTGGCTGGATCTGGATCTGTCGTACCGTGGATTCGATGCCGAAATGGACGCGTTCGAAGCGGTTTACACGTTGCCATCCGGCATGTTCTTCGTCGCCGATGCCGGCGGCGAACTCGCCGGTTGCGCGGGGCTACTGCGCCATAGTGCGGGGACCGCCGAAATCAAGCGCCTGTTCGTTCGCGACGCATTCAGAGGGATGCGTCTCGGCGAAACGCTGGTGACGTCGGTGATCGGGAAAGCAAAATCGTTGGGCTTCTCGAAGCTGGTCCTCGACTCGGTGCCGAAAACCGCTTTCGCGCAGCGCATCTACGAGCGATTAGGGTTCGTGGAAATCGCGCCTTACTACGCAAATCCGGTCGAGGGCACGAGGTTTCTTGCACTCGAGCTTTGA
- a CDS encoding chorismate--pyruvate lyase family protein, whose amino-acid sequence MPIRFNPADPHWRVAPLPTFSAAQKDWLTRGGSLTAHLRALGAVAVRVTREAIALPWPDEAAALGLTPRAPVWVREVVLSVDGVPFVAAHSVTPRAASVGIWQATRRLRTRPLAELLYSDSGVARSSLVSRRVGKRHPLYRLAAREIGGGVVDEPHALVARRSVFERHGAPLMVSECMLPALWEHLAWLEQAGRPGAATERVPAAHVAHERIRDHGRPLDHTASRAHAAPRTSDDRSR is encoded by the coding sequence ATGCCTATCCGTTTCAATCCCGCCGACCCCCACTGGCGCGTCGCGCCCTTGCCCACTTTCAGCGCTGCCCAGAAAGACTGGCTGACCCGCGGCGGTTCGCTGACCGCGCATCTGCGCGCGCTCGGCGCGGTCGCGGTGCGGGTGACGCGCGAAGCGATCGCGCTGCCGTGGCCGGACGAAGCCGCCGCGCTCGGACTCACGCCGCGCGCGCCCGTGTGGGTGCGCGAAGTAGTGCTGTCGGTCGATGGCGTGCCGTTCGTCGCCGCGCATAGCGTGACGCCGCGTGCCGCGAGCGTCGGCATCTGGCAGGCGACGCGGCGGCTGCGCACGCGGCCGCTCGCCGAGTTGCTGTACAGCGATAGCGGCGTCGCGCGTTCGTCGCTGGTGAGCCGCAGGGTGGGGAAGCGGCATCCGTTGTATCGGCTGGCCGCGCGTGAGATCGGCGGTGGCGTCGTGGATGAGCCGCATGCGCTGGTCGCACGGCGCTCGGTGTTCGAGCGCCACGGCGCGCCTTTGATGGTGTCCGAATGCATGCTGCCGGCATTGTGGGAGCATCTGGCCTGGTTGGAGCAGGCGGGGCGCCCGGGCGCCGCGACCGAGCGCGTTCCAGCCGCGCATGTCGCGCACGAGCGGATACGCGACCACGGCCGTCCGCTCGATCACACCGCGTCGCGCGCGCATGCCGCGCCGCGCACGTCGGACGATCGGAGCCGCTGA
- the mctP gene encoding monocarboxylate uptake permease MctP, whose product MNPIATFVFVLFFIGVTILGFVAAHWRRGDLAHLEEWGLGGRRFGTIVTWFLLGGDLYTAYTFIAVPALVFGAGATGFFALPYTILIYPFAFVVFPKLWSIAKRHGYVTSADFVSARYGSRMLALAVAVTGIVATMPYIALQLVGIEVVIGALGFDTTGFVGDLPLIIAFAILAAYTYTSGLRAPAMIAVVKDILIYVTIFAAIIVIPPQLGGFGHIFGAVPPAKLLLKSPDVSSLNGYSAYATLAVGSALALFLYPHSITAVLSSKSGNTIRRNMALLPAYSLVLGLLALLGFMALAAGVKDMPEFAPYFKAFGPNFAVPALFLHFFPSWFVGVAFAAIGIGALVPAAIMSIAAANLYTRNVHKEFINRNMTHEQETNVAKLVSLIVKVGAVAFILGLPLTYAIQLQLLGGIWIIQTLPAIVLGLYTRVLDYRGLLLGWAAGIATGTWMAISLNLASSIFTIHLFGIAIPGYAAVWSLIVNLVVSVVVSLIVRAVGMQRAEDRTRPEDYLDIVEG is encoded by the coding sequence ATGAACCCCATTGCAACCTTTGTCTTCGTTCTGTTTTTCATCGGCGTCACGATTCTTGGCTTCGTCGCGGCACACTGGCGGCGCGGCGATCTCGCGCATCTGGAAGAGTGGGGTCTGGGCGGGCGGCGCTTCGGCACGATCGTCACGTGGTTCCTGCTCGGCGGCGACCTGTACACCGCCTACACCTTCATCGCGGTGCCGGCGCTCGTGTTCGGCGCGGGCGCAACCGGCTTCTTCGCGCTGCCGTACACGATCCTGATCTATCCGTTCGCCTTCGTCGTGTTCCCGAAGCTGTGGAGCATCGCGAAGCGCCACGGCTACGTGACCTCGGCGGACTTCGTTTCGGCCCGCTACGGCAGCCGCATGCTCGCGCTCGCTGTCGCCGTGACCGGCATCGTCGCGACGATGCCGTACATCGCGCTGCAGCTGGTCGGTATCGAAGTGGTGATCGGCGCGCTCGGTTTCGACACCACCGGCTTCGTCGGCGATCTGCCGCTGATCATCGCGTTTGCGATCCTCGCGGCCTACACGTACACGTCGGGCCTGCGCGCGCCGGCGATGATCGCGGTGGTCAAGGACATCCTGATCTACGTGACGATCTTCGCCGCGATCATCGTGATTCCGCCGCAGCTGGGCGGCTTCGGCCATATCTTCGGCGCGGTCCCGCCGGCCAAGCTGCTGCTGAAGTCGCCGGACGTGTCGAGCCTGAACGGCTATAGCGCGTACGCGACGCTCGCCGTGGGTTCGGCGCTTGCGCTGTTCCTGTATCCGCACTCGATCACCGCGGTGCTGTCTTCGAAGTCGGGCAACACGATCCGCCGCAATATGGCCTTGCTGCCGGCGTATTCGCTGGTGCTCGGCCTGCTCGCGCTGCTCGGCTTCATGGCGCTCGCGGCCGGCGTGAAGGACATGCCCGAGTTCGCGCCGTACTTCAAGGCCTTCGGCCCGAACTTCGCGGTGCCGGCGTTGTTCCTGCACTTCTTCCCGTCGTGGTTCGTCGGCGTCGCGTTCGCGGCGATCGGTATCGGCGCGCTGGTGCCGGCGGCGATCATGTCGATCGCGGCGGCGAACCTGTACACGCGCAACGTGCACAAGGAGTTCATCAACCGCAACATGACGCACGAGCAGGAGACCAACGTCGCGAAGCTGGTGTCGCTGATCGTCAAGGTCGGCGCGGTCGCGTTCATTCTCGGTCTGCCGCTCACGTACGCGATCCAGCTGCAGCTGCTCGGCGGGATCTGGATCATCCAGACGCTGCCGGCCATCGTGCTCGGTCTCTACACGCGTGTGCTCGACTATCGGGGTCTGCTGCTCGGCTGGGCGGCAGGTATCGCGACTGGCACGTGGATGGCGATTTCGTTGAACCTCGCGAGCTCGATCTTCACGATTCATCTGTTCGGCATCGCGATTCCGGGCTATGCGGCGGTGTGGTCGCTGATCGTGAACCTCGTGGTGTCGGTGGTCGTGAGCCTGATCGTGCGCGCGGTGGGCATGCAGCGCGCCGAGGACCGCACCCGTCCGGAAGACTACCTGGACATCGTCGAAGGCTGA
- a CDS encoding DNA-deoxyinosine glycosylase, with the protein MLRGFPPVVAADTHTLILGSFPGEASLAAAQYYAHPRNQFWRLLGTVLGEPALHGLPYEERLARVLAHRIGIWDVLDACHRQGSLDSAIRHAQPNDFKSLHEHAPLLNKVCFNGKTAGRFAPVIGAAGYRTLVLPSSSPANATLSFEQKLSCWRQILS; encoded by the coding sequence ATGTTGCGCGGCTTTCCGCCGGTCGTCGCGGCCGATACGCACACGCTGATACTCGGCAGTTTTCCCGGCGAAGCGTCACTGGCCGCGGCGCAGTATTACGCGCATCCGCGCAACCAGTTCTGGCGCCTACTCGGCACGGTGCTCGGCGAACCCGCGCTGCACGGGTTGCCGTATGAAGAGCGCCTCGCACGCGTGCTCGCGCATCGGATCGGCATCTGGGATGTGCTTGATGCATGCCATCGTCAAGGCAGTCTCGACTCGGCGATCCGCCATGCGCAGCCGAACGACTTCAAGTCGTTGCACGAGCATGCGCCGTTGCTTAACAAGGTTTGCTTCAACGGTAAGACGGCGGGGCGGTTCGCGCCGGTCATCGGTGCGGCAGGCTATCGAACGCTCGTGTTGCCGTCGTCGAGCCCGGCGAATGCGACGCTGTCGTTCGAACAGAAGCTCTCGTGTTGGCGGCAGATTCTTTCCTGA